The genome window GTCGCATATGATTTGTTGTAATTCTAATCAGTCATTAGTAGTTATGCAACACAGCAACAGCTAAAAATATGCAGTTTCTCATAAACAGTAATGAGGCATAGTTTATCATATGTAAAATTATAGCTTTTACAACTAAAAAAACCCTAAAATTTAAAAGCACAATATCTCTGATAGTGTAAAGAAAGGGTGCTGTCTGGTGCTGGTGTctatgtcagaaaaaataaactacaaGCCACTACTGTCAAAGGCTTATTCTCTAATAGCATGTTCAAccctgcagctttaaaacatcCTCACAGGCCAGCCATCAGGGTTGATGGATTCTGATGAAAAGACAGAGATCTTAAGGAGatgtgcagacagacactgtTTCACCAGAACACTACACAACAGCAAAGGCAGTTAGTCAGCAGTATGCACCTCTCTGTCTTTTACTGACCACTATAGTTCATTAATTCCTTTAATCGATAATTGAATTAAATATCTGGTTTTAACAGTATTTCAGAAATCTCTCTGGCCCCGGATGGCATCTCACCTCACTGAAACCCAGGCCACAGTGTCTGCGGTTACGTCCGGATAGCTTCCCATCCATGCCCTGCTGGTACTGCATCTCTAGCTGCTCGTTGATCTTTTTATCTTCCTGCCCTGCAGAGGAGACACCAGTCACAGCAGGCACACCCAGCCAACACAGGCCTATCCATGCATGGATAGATCTGTGCGCCGGATGTATAGTGGGGAAGCCGGGTTAATTGCATTGGGCGTAAGGATGAGACAGCATGGGTAAGTGGCTAAGGGACAGTGGTTTGGACATGTTTTACATTAGCAGGACAAAtaaagaacttttttttttttttttaaacaaaagctAAATGAAGACGCTCACCACTGCGGAAGTGGGATGTCGACTTGTGGTCACCAATGACGAGGCGTCCAGTGTGTTCTTTCTGGGAAAGAGAAACAATCCAATTTTCTAACAATTTTCACAACAAGTAAAACAAAGCTGTTATGTTTTGTGCTATCGACTACCGGCCTACAGTGACCTGAAAGTATAGCGATCGACAACGCACAAGACTAACCTTGCCAGCGCCCATCAAACGTAAAAACTTCTGCTTCCTTTCATTGCTTCCGAGATCAGCTGATGCCCACTGTGTGGACCCATCCTGCTGAGGCAAAACACTGTTGTCATGCAGGCTCATATGCTCAACAAGAGCAGAATTCagtcaaaaacatgaaatcaaattATTTATAAGATGACTGTTTTTACACAGCAGTAGAAGCTGTTTCTTACAAACAGGGCTAGCTGTCCCTGTGCAGACTCTCACAGCGTGATGGGATGAAAGCTGATGTTGAGTGATGTTTGAGAGATCAAGGGACCAACTAAACAAAATATTAAGGATGATGTGATCTTTACAACAACAGTGATTGGTTGTGCACAAAATGTGCACttacattttacatgaaaaaagaaaaaaaataattaaaaaaaatattttccccTCAGATAAATTTCCTGATTTACCAGGATAGTGACTGTTATCTAATGTGTGATAAGATATTTTAGTAACGGGCACAATGCAGatctgaaacatttaaatgtttattttttacacattagAAGTTATTTGTCTTAATGCTATTAGTTACTTAAAATTGAGAACATAACGTTGGTGGTAAATGAGATGAAAGACAGTGTGTGACCTCCAGGCAGTAATCCTTGCTGGATTTAACACCTCTAGTCAATACATTGTCAAACATATTTACTACAAGCCAGTTTATCTTAATCACATTCGATACAACATAGGACAGTGTGTGGCATGTTTTGCGCAATTAAGTGTTAAGTGTGACTAAAAAGGAGAGTAAACTTTCTGCTGACaaaatctgcaaacaaaaacGTGTTCAGATTTCACGATAAAGCTCTTGACGTTAGCAAAAACGGTAACACGACTAAGGCTAACGTTATCCAACTCATGTAAAGCTTTCATCTACAGAAAACGtgcagattttattattttactcaCGTCACTTGGAGATGCTGGTCGCTTTGTTCCATGCCTGTCCTCTGGAGAACTCATTATGTGCGAAAGATTTAGTAAAACGTCAGTGAAATATCATGTCACCTAGCACAAGCTAGCTCGTTTTGTCAACAATCATTTGTGTCGCCACTTCCTGTtccgttttcttcttcttgtgtgttGCA of Chelmon rostratus isolate fCheRos1 chromosome 6, fCheRos1.pri, whole genome shotgun sequence contains these proteins:
- the c6h11orf58 gene encoding small acidic protein isoform X1; the protein is MSSPEDRHGTKRPASPSDQDGSTQWASADLGSNERKQKFLRLMGAGKKEHTGRLVIGDHKSTSHFRSGQEDKKINEQLEMQYQQGMDGKLSGRNRRHCGLGFSEPDEFPSPPVDSHTEATEPQKSTSEKEPTDARDEGCHPNPKEQTSDQAKPSSDSRSDERKHSYKMAFVKSA
- the c6h11orf58 gene encoding small acidic protein isoform X2; this translates as MSSPEDRHGTKRPASPSDDGSTQWASADLGSNERKQKFLRLMGAGKKEHTGRLVIGDHKSTSHFRSGQEDKKINEQLEMQYQQGMDGKLSGRNRRHCGLGFSEPDEFPSPPVDSHTEATEPQKSTSEKEPTDARDEGCHPNPKEQTSDQAKPSSDSRSDERKHSYKMAFVKSA